The Mangifera indica cultivar Alphonso unplaced genomic scaffold, CATAS_Mindica_2.1 Un_0012, whole genome shotgun sequence genome includes the window gtggctcaagtcctaatatagGAAGGAGATCGTAATAAGAACAAAGAATTAAAATGAGAAAGTaacaaaagtactagaagaagagacgaAAACAAGATGAATAGTTACAATAGAAGCAATGAGTATTATATTGCCTCTAAATGAACGgagctgaaaatgatagtcttattcaacataaagtgatgaaactttattttctagtactatgatattaactaagTATTATCTTACGTGGATTATGGACTCAAAAGCCACCGACCAAATAGCTCATGATAAAAGATCTTTAGTGGATTTCTGTCGAATTCTaaataaagtgaattggatgTATGTAGGCAATAACACAAGGGTTGTAGTCAGAGGAATGGACACAAGCAAATGATTTTTGCAAGGTGGtcaaatcctatacctacataCAATTCAATATGCACCAAATATTCATcgaatcttggtcaaagtacttgttctttttaaactaagatataatttgaatttctctgggtgttttattgaaatgtgatagaattgaCTTCTATagttttggtttgttggttgaatggttatatggtgtctGTCACTTTACATTCtgataatattaagtttttcattatttgcttctcctatatgtatggatataaatgtaaatatatgGTATGCTACATTAGGGCACGTTGGCCtagatgggttgaataaattggcttatgaaagtttattaagaactttcacataaatagaactaTCCGCATGTGAGCATTGCCTAGCTAGAAAAATTTCTAGAAAACCATTCGAAAAAGTTATAAGAGTTTGACTTTctttgcaatctatatactgaaatatatgttttcctatgaatgtaaagtttgagaatgtatctcatatttcattactagtgtCAATAACAATACTCGATTcagtcttgtctacttgatctcccataagtcagaacAATAGACtgctttagacattatatataattgaggttgagaatcaattagacaaaatagataagagttttatgaactcactGAGGTCTTGAGCATTTGTCCAAAAAGTTCAagaaactgagtaatgaaaaagaaatagtatggtaaataATAATTCCAAAAACTTCGCAACAGACCAGTGTAGCGGAGAAGAGTATTTGAGCTCTATTGGAAATGGATAAGTCAATGAAGGTGCAAACAAaacgtcaagtcactttgtAATGATATGATGTTTATTGTTGCCTGTGTACTTAACCGATTACCTACTAatccagttgcttccactccaTATGAGTTATGTTTAGGTAGAAAATCTGAGTTAATTGATTGTAACCTTAGTGGTTAGTAATGTCTATccataacttttcccataagtttgaacaattaggactgagaagaaatgaatgtatctttatcagatacatTGAGCACTCCAAAGGATATGTGTTCATTAGAGAGGATTCcgttggaagattaactgaacttgtattagagatactacattcatagaagatatttttcttaatagggatgatgttgataaaaggtttcatctgaatgagatgagaaaagaatgaggatggGTATATCTTAGCAACCTTTAATTGAGTCCTAAGAAGTAAGCCCTATACTTGTTTTAAatagtgggagcaaatgcaGTTGAACTCcaatctatttcggatagtaGGAGTAATgattagggatggcaacggggaggggcggggaggggatctcaatccccgtccccgtccccatCCCCGACCTGTCCCCGCTAcgaggatgaaaatgattccccgaaaagaaaaatcctctccccgtcctcgcggggaaaaatcccctccccgtacctgcaaaaaaaaaaaatttttactttgtaaatacaatataaatatattaaataacaaaattaaaattaatctactatttcaaatatcataaatataatatattaactcatttaatatgcacaacaaaaatctagtaaatttgaaaaatataaataatttaaaactataaaaatatattagtattttaaataaatatattaatataaaggggcAGGAAGAGAAAGGGTCAGGatggggaggggacacatgtatccccatcctcGGCCCGTCCCCGATTGCGGGGATTTTTtcatccccgtccccgtccccttCCCCTTTTCTATCAGGGAATCCCCTTCCCGTTAGGGTTGGGGCCCCTAAATTCGAGCCCAAATTACCATCCCTAGTAATGATCCTCAATTGCTTGCTTCGTTCATCTCAacctagtgggagcattgagattaaactttaatctatttcagaTAATGGaagcattaattctcaattgcattagAGTGGacatttaaaagtatttaagtgtcattttaaagtgaaaacgagtttttcataaccactccctaagatgatgaagaacttAAAATAATTGTCTCATCccttgataaaaaaattttgaaatacattagaagaagagatgaaatacaaagaaaacaaaccaacttaggttttggttgacttacagCCGAATCAAAAATTCATTGAGAATGAATAGGTTTCCTGAATCAATTGTAAGGTGGATGgttcaataaatagatataatttcgcTTTATAATGAAAATCTATACCCAATGAGGAGGTATAGATTATGtaaaaggatatttttgtcatttataagatttacttcaatatgtttgattctagctataataacatatttgaatttagaattacacttGATGAATAtcaagacaattttccttagtGGAAAACATGACAAAGAAATTTGCATGAAACGAGATATAACTCTCGTTGTTTAGGTCTGAAGCATAGAGTGTACAAGCTTCAAAGacgttgaatgacctaaaattgtcatttagatACTGatacttgaaatttgaattgatttcataagtgttaaaatcttatgattttgaagtgattaatcaagaccatcatgtctatgtgacaaagtttgatgacaaatttgtgaTTCTATTAATGTGTGTGATGGTGTATAAATAGCTATACACCATCACACATAGGATAATACTTGGTCAGTGGCTTCTAAGTCCATAATCCAtgtaggataatactcagttaatatcatagtactagagaacaaagtttcatcactttatgttaaacaagactatcattttcagctcTGTTCATTCATAGatgatataattcttgttgcttttattgcaactactcatcttgtttccttttcttcttctagtacttttgccactctttcATTTtgattccttgttcttattctttgagtaTTAAACGATCTCCTTCCTGTATTAGGACTTGAGctactaacttttaaaagttgattctgCAATGTATGCATGAGTACTAAATTCAGCTACCTCAAGGGCGTTTGTCCTCCAAATTTATGTGGctagaataattaacaaaaatccTTCTTTCCTCACtgtgggtcatatgtacctttatacTCTCCTACTATCGAGAAGAAATCGTTTTTCTAAATTAACCTATTATTCATGTATCAGGTTATGCGTAGCTAACTTTAGTTTCATGATCAGATTTgacattaaatcaaattcaataatcaactgtctttatttgGGGACtgcagttcctccaaactttttaactaaaaccatacttatgacatatgtAGTTGAACATTACTAGTACTAATATACTAGATCATTATtcatgaaattgattaaaatatcaCATGAAGtggatcttgcttcttacatgcgtgatgtGTGTCCACATCACGCATGTGTAAGACACTCATTTGTGTTTTtatcccttagtcagccacaactctatcttaacctgATCTACGACCTCCAAAGctttttgctcatctaggatattgtgcatttcaaatgccacatggtttaattctctctatttagtatcattctcatttaaatcagccatcattttctaagacgttatggttaactagatcacagagacatatCTATCAGACACAATgctatcaatgcaatcaaatacatatatattgtcgtaattacgcattaaaattttaaaatatctcacataaggcacagaatcaaaagttcactatgttcctaatcatcttccatgacacaaatgcttgacattttaaactttaatctaattacgccaatattaattctggatgagaatttcattaaattctactaATTTCAGAATTcccacatttaacaaatatatatgatacaacaaatgcacaatctattttgactaggaccatttcatcaacccgtattgatctttgagtcactttatccatgataaagtctctgttacatttgcgttaggtcaaatacctcgtaTTACAttagttttgggaataacgataaaataatggatattcTATCGTATATTACTAAGCGTCGCTCTATAGTaagctgtaatgaatccactcaaTCCCAAAATGTTTCAAATTACGTCCCGAttaagatcattgattacgaggctcatattcatgcatgaatattatctctttttcaattaaaagaaTTCAATAGAGTATTAATAGTTTCGACATGCAATGCAATGGTCCCTAGTTAATaaacttgcatgaagtagaaatatgtatttcaaaacatcaatatgtgttttcgggagttggaataagatattacatgtcattatacgCCGAAAGACCCATAGAACACATCTGATATATAGATCCGAGTACTACACAACTTCCAAGGATTCGAAAATAGAATTCATGCGCCAAGATGCTTTGGAAATAGGTGTTCACACACTACCACGCACCAAAATAATCTCATACAGTCCTTCACACGCCAAATCGACGTCGCACGTGCCCCCAcgcaccatatatatatatctacacgCCAAGAATGAGTCAAACGCGCTATCATGCGCTGGTTATTGTATATCACGCGCCTCCACGCGTCGGACTATGCATTCACACGCGTTGGTCAACAGTATGGTCAACATTTTGATCGTTGACCGATCAATTGACCCGATGGATCATTGATCGGATTAGGGTGACCCGATTGACTTAATGAGTTGACCCGTTACCAATGGGTCTTGACCAACCCATTGACTTCCGGGTTGGATAATCAGGTTTTTCCAACCTGATTTTGACCCAAAATTATACGATGAACCCTAATTTTGTTGTCCTTTTAATTGGCCTTCTTCCGACGATTTTCCAGCAACTAaaccatagggcttttgtagCCCAGGCGACGTTAAGGCTTATCGTTCCAAGTTTTGACGCCATCGGCGTCGGAATCAGTCGAAACAGTGAGGAAGATAAAACACACCTTGGGTCTCGAATTTGGgtcaattttcattgatttcgGCGTTAATTCGagtcatttttcaatttaaaacatgtaataccattccaatcattcatccaacatgtttcccaacaccaatttcatgcaattttagcCGAATTAAATTCGTGTTCAAAACCGAATTTTGAAATCGAAATTCaacatacaaattttaattttcacaatATACGTAATACGATTCAcagaaaaacataacaaatatgtattctaggctctgataccaatgttgggaataattaaacatgccaggatCAAAATCTGTAAAATCTGTAAATACGAATTTGCGTACTCGTTTCAATtttcgatgaagcgtcttcgaattctatgtgaggtgttgacgttagtctatttccacgacACCATTTGCTCACGTATTGCTTTTCCTCTTGGAAGACGAATTTGCTGTACATTGCATTGACAGGAGAAGAGAGGAGAGATGTTCCTTTTTAATAACAATTGCGTTTCTATTTTATGAGGAGgtagtttggacaatttatatatgtccaactgCCCTCCAACTCCCCTTCATAACTACCCATGACAGTTATATTAAATCGGATCGGGTTGACCCATCATGAGTGGACCTGGATCCAATAACTATCTTAAACATGTCATAATCCAATAATCTGGATTAAATAAGCTATACTTAACAGACTCACTTGTTTGACATAGCTTAATATTGTTggataataattatgaattatcattataaaaataattgattatatgataattaattagtGCATATTTGATTTAGCTTATGATTATTGTAGCATAAgtaaatataatctatttatgATTGTTTgacaaataagttaaaaatctaattatgtattttaaaaagattattgttgttttaagattttgaaagCTAATAATCCagtaatttaaaaaaggaaagCAGTTATTTCTAACTTTTGGATTACAACTCAAATAGTCTAAAAATGTTGTTAGAATCTGGTTTCTTTGGAGCTATTTTGTTCATGTCTTCCTTTGAAAGAATTGCGTTAGCTTGGCCTTTTTAGAAAGTATTTCCTGGAGTTCAAACATCGAGtcttatattatttcaatagtaattactttatttatttttatttaaattaaatgtcttTTGTGATTTGATTTGTCTTGACAATgcaaattatcattaaataaataaacatacagTTGGTTTATTGGAAAGCTTAATTAAActacacacatacacacaggATCCAGTagtaattattataaaacagaGTGAAGTGAAACTAATTAAGCAAATACCATGGCATACTTTCTCTCCCTGAACCTACTTTGAAATCAGGTTTGCGCAATGATGTTGGTCTGAAATCTGAAAGTGGTCGGTTAAGCCAAAATGTGCAATGAGAAGCCATACATGAGTGAGCAACTCTCCCCCATTTCTAAGCTGTTGGCGATGCTCCCTCCCTTTGCATTTTTTTGCTGCATTTCCCATTATTTCCATCCAAATCTCACGAAGCATCTTCCACTTCTCTTGTAAATCCTTACAATGTCATAATTATAGGTATATGAAAAGTATGAGAGGAAGTTTAGTATGTAATTTTTGGACATTTATTAAAATGTGGGACTACGTacctttttctcttccttcatTCTTTTGATACACGAAAGTGCTTCAAGTAAAGTTTGATCTTCTTCATTAATGTGTCGCACCAAGTCTATGCATGCTTCTGTTttagttgaattcaaatatacAGATTTGCGAGCCTTTTTAGCTGTCATTTGAAAGCTAGCCTGAGTTATGCCAACCAATACCATGGAAGGATGCTTTACTAAGAGATAGCACATATATCTAGAGACCATTCTGCTAATTTCGGGACTTGCAACAATATCAGTGAACTGCTCCTTAGTATCCCGTCCATCTCGATCCAAATAGAACGATACTTCTGTAATAACGTGCCAGAATAAAATGGCTTTTGCAGGGTCTTGCTCATACTTGGGAGCTTCTCTAACCATCCAATCGCCGCCTTCTGTTCCTCGTAAACTTTGGTTTGTGGCAgctttttctttgaaatactGGAAGactgattttttaaaatcttcgGAGATTTCTTTATATGAACGCAGGTAATCTTGCTCAAAATTTACTAGTTCGTCAAATCGTCTTAACTTCAATATGTGACGCAGAGACCTTAGTTTCATGGGGCGCCTCAGAAAACTCATCTGACGCATTTTATTTGACCACCGAGGGCTCTTAGATGGCTGAAACCAAATTCGGAATTTTGAGGTGGAAACCTTCTTATCAAAATATAACCAAGAGAAAAATCGGTCTGAGGAGAGTATGACTAATGCTGAATATATGTCTATAAAAATAGCTACGGCTAGTAAAAGGAATGTTATGCAAATGTCAATCTTTGCATACTTGTCTTTGCCTTgaagaaaagtaaagaaaaggAAGACAAAACAAGTGAGAAGAAAACCGATGAGGCGCAGAATGAAGATGCAAGGATTATAGATTAAAGCTGTCATGGTATAAAGGCGATCATATACCAATCCAAGCTCCATTTCAATTACTCTGAAAGCATTTTGAGCAGACATTCTTCTGAAAAGAGAATGAACTCGGTCTCTTAAACCAAAGTTCAATGTAGAGTCTAAGATAAGACTCAAAGTTACTTTCTCTAATTCAT containing:
- the LOC123205686 gene encoding uncharacterized protein LOC123205686, translating into MVLELFPPGHHKVWEEWNLQVMLLLSLVLQIALLFLGNRRKYSHHAGIKFVVWSAYLGADAIVTSALNIIWDNLSEFKQKKCPSIVDAKTELTSFWAPFVLLHLGGPDTITAYALEDNELWLRRFANLVAHSITIMYVWISLGSSPLSVLFVLMFCAGVIKYGERILALRSAANNTLRQKLREPRQGYREYSEQKFNMIREEKSEEGYFVGVDITNAAKELPLRHTLVSNCNLPSERDKLQVAYELEKVTLSLILDSTLNFGLRDRVHSLFRRMSAQNAFRVIEMELGLVYDRLYTMTALIYNPCIFILRLIGFLLTCFVFLFFTFLQGKDKYAKIDICITFLLLAVAIFIDIYSALVILSSDRFFSWLYFDKKVSTSKFRIWFQPSKSPRWSNKMRQMSFLRRPMKLRSLRHILKLRRFDELVNFEQDYLRSYKEISEDFKKSVFQYFKEKAATNQSLRGTEGGDWMVREAPKYEQDPAKAILFWHVITEVSFYLDRDGRDTKEQFTDIVASPEISRMVSRYMCYLLVKHPSMVLVGITQASFQMTAKKARKSVYLNSTKTEACIDLVRHINEEDQTLLEALSCIKRMKEEKKDLQEKWKMLREIWMEIMGNAAKKCKGREHRQQLRNGGELLTHVWLLIAHFGLTDHFQISDQHHCANLISK